From Leptospira langatensis, the proteins below share one genomic window:
- a CDS encoding SprT-like domain-containing protein, which yields MKFYPYRNGNNSIIYRNGILSAKFHSSLLNADPNVSEAMAYVLLSRLFGLKVEPTHKEEVMDFLNSIPDRKPAKLPSRLSPKGQFYDLSDTMDRILTEYFPKVDPKHISIYWSDRTGTRRLGSYEKQTMSIRISPVLDHPRVPFFVVEHVVHHEILHHILPVRRINGKNSIHSPQFKVLEKRYVRYREAINWLKKEYPNFLISLRKERRSKFHFGA from the coding sequence ATGAAATTCTATCCTTACAGGAACGGAAATAATTCTATAATTTATAGAAACGGAATATTGTCCGCTAAATTCCATTCTTCCCTATTGAATGCGGATCCGAATGTTTCAGAGGCCATGGCCTATGTGCTACTTTCCCGGCTGTTCGGGTTAAAAGTAGAACCTACACATAAAGAAGAAGTAATGGACTTTCTGAACTCTATTCCGGACAGAAAGCCGGCAAAATTGCCTTCCAGATTGAGCCCTAAAGGACAATTTTATGATCTAAGCGATACCATGGATAGAATCCTTACAGAATATTTCCCAAAAGTGGATCCAAAGCATATTTCGATCTACTGGTCGGACCGGACAGGTACAAGACGGCTTGGTAGCTACGAAAAGCAGACCATGTCGATCCGGATCAGTCCGGTCTTGGATCATCCAAGGGTGCCTTTCTTCGTCGTCGAACACGTTGTGCATCATGAGATACTTCATCATATCCTTCCAGTACGAAGGATCAACGGCAAGAACTCCATCCACAGCCCTCAGTTCAAGGTCCTGGAAAAAAGATACGTTAGATACAGAGAGGCAATAAATTGGTTGAAAAAGGAATATCCGAATTTTCTAATTAGTCTGAGAAAAGAGAGACGTTCTAAGTTTCATTTTGGGGCCTAA
- a CDS encoding ATP-dependent helicase translates to MGNPEILNEKQKEAIETLNGPVLVIAGAGTGKTKTLVHRLSKLVETGVPAENILLLTFTRKASREMLSRAVSLLDKRCARVHGGTFHSFSSHVLRKYAPVLGLSSQFSVLDESDTADIFQLLRTEGEYSKQKSRFPSNDTLISLHSASINRVKTLEELLKTEYPKFLEQETLIQKIFLEYATYKKERSLIDYDDLLVHTRDLLNKHESVRKKLAEQYQYIMVDEYQDTNQIQAHIACLLALDHENIFVVGDDAQSVYSFRGADVNGIFNFPKIFPKTKTIYLERNYRSTPSILNLANSVLANFKDKYEKYLYTKNDDYLKPDLIGYPDELEEAEGIADMILERREDGIPLKDIAVLFRSGWNSNQLELVLSQRNIPFLKFGGKKFIDSAHAKDYLSLLKVRENRMDSLSWLRVLLLLPGIGIAKGKAILTELEKTSGNLDSVLQFSSGPSSSYLKELVSLLQAPEGNLQKLLGDFIHFYSPLLEKKYDDSKRRLEDLNSFLTLSQRYDGLHEFLVDMSLEGPTKSLDKLSPEEEEERLILSTVHSSKGLEFDTVVLLNISEGSFPSGRGEKNLEEERRLFYVAITRAKKKLVLTYPQISFQNNSQYFNRVSRFIEEISEPEKVLNRGFVEKQKEDSAPSSQAKTEQETDARKRIREFFGS, encoded by the coding sequence ATGGGCAATCCGGAGATATTAAACGAGAAGCAAAAAGAAGCGATCGAAACATTAAACGGTCCCGTGCTGGTTATCGCCGGAGCGGGCACCGGAAAGACCAAGACCCTGGTCCACAGACTTTCCAAGTTAGTCGAAACCGGGGTTCCCGCCGAGAACATATTACTACTCACATTCACCAGAAAGGCTTCGAGAGAAATGCTCTCTCGTGCGGTTTCCCTTTTAGACAAACGTTGCGCTCGAGTGCATGGGGGAACCTTCCATTCTTTCAGTAGTCATGTTCTTCGAAAATACGCGCCTGTCCTCGGGCTTTCTTCTCAGTTCTCCGTTTTGGATGAATCGGATACCGCTGATATTTTCCAACTCTTACGAACCGAAGGAGAATATTCCAAGCAGAAGTCCAGATTCCCTTCTAACGATACTCTCATTTCCTTGCATTCGGCTAGTATCAACCGAGTAAAAACCCTCGAAGAGCTATTAAAGACGGAATATCCGAAGTTCTTAGAACAGGAAACTCTGATCCAAAAGATCTTTTTGGAGTATGCCACCTACAAGAAAGAAAGATCCCTAATCGATTATGACGATCTATTGGTCCATACCAGGGATCTATTGAATAAGCATGAATCCGTTCGAAAGAAACTCGCAGAACAGTACCAGTATATCATGGTGGATGAGTACCAGGATACGAACCAGATCCAAGCACATATTGCCTGCCTTCTTGCATTAGACCATGAGAATATCTTCGTCGTAGGAGACGACGCGCAAAGCGTATACTCATTCCGGGGAGCGGATGTAAACGGAATATTCAATTTCCCTAAAATATTCCCTAAGACAAAGACGATCTACTTGGAAAGGAATTACAGAAGTACTCCTTCTATCTTGAACCTTGCTAATTCGGTTCTTGCGAATTTCAAGGATAAGTATGAGAAGTATCTCTATACCAAGAACGACGACTATCTAAAACCGGATCTGATAGGCTATCCAGACGAATTAGAAGAGGCCGAAGGGATTGCAGACATGATCCTCGAAAGAAGGGAGGACGGAATTCCTCTCAAGGACATTGCCGTCCTATTTCGATCCGGTTGGAATTCCAATCAACTCGAGTTAGTACTCAGCCAGAGAAATATCCCCTTCTTAAAATTCGGCGGAAAGAAATTCATAGATAGTGCCCACGCCAAAGACTACCTTTCCCTCTTAAAAGTCCGAGAGAATAGAATGGATTCTCTCTCTTGGTTGAGAGTTCTACTCTTACTTCCGGGGATCGGGATCGCAAAAGGAAAGGCAATCCTAACGGAATTAGAAAAGACTTCCGGCAATCTAGATTCCGTCCTACAGTTCAGTTCGGGTCCTTCTTCTTCCTACTTGAAAGAACTTGTTTCTTTATTGCAGGCACCCGAGGGAAATCTGCAAAAACTATTGGGAGATTTCATTCATTTCTATTCTCCATTATTAGAAAAGAAGTACGACGATTCCAAAAGAAGGTTAGAAGATCTAAATTCCTTTCTTACTCTTTCCCAAAGGTATGATGGATTGCATGAGTTCCTGGTAGATATGAGTTTGGAAGGTCCGACCAAAAGTTTAGACAAACTCTCTCCTGAGGAAGAAGAGGAAAGACTCATCTTGTCTACGGTCCATTCCTCTAAAGGATTGGAATTCGATACAGTCGTACTCTTAAATATCTCCGAAGGATCCTTTCCTTCCGGAAGAGGTGAAAAGAATTTAGAGGAAGAAAGAAGGCTGTTCTACGTGGCAATCACCCGAGCCAAGAAAAAACTCGTCCTCACCTACCCTCAGATCTCATTCCAGAACAACTCCCAGTATTTCAATCGTGTCTCTAGGTTCATAGAGGAGATCTCGGAACCGGAAAAAGTCCTCAACCGCGGCTTCGTGGAAAAACAAAAGGAAGATTCGGCTCCTTCTTCGCAAGCTAAGACCGAACAGGAAACAGATGCCAGAAAAAGAATTAGGGAATTCTTCGGCTCTTAA
- a CDS encoding FKBP-type peptidyl-prolyl cis-trans isomerase, whose protein sequence is MNPRVVTFHYTLKDKEGNMIDSSEGSHPLSYLEGTGQIISGLEDELKSMNSGDKKLISVDADKAYGQKNPELVFDVPKSQFPEDEALSVGMMFQTDEPDTVYTITEIKGETIIVDGNHPLAGVDLIFDVQIVNTRTATDEEVSHGHVHGEGGHHHH, encoded by the coding sequence ATGAATCCTAGAGTCGTGACCTTTCACTATACATTAAAAGATAAAGAAGGGAATATGATCGATTCCTCAGAAGGTAGTCACCCTCTTTCTTATCTGGAAGGTACCGGACAGATCATTTCCGGGCTAGAAGATGAATTGAAAAGCATGAATTCCGGGGACAAAAAGCTGATCTCCGTGGATGCCGACAAGGCGTATGGCCAAAAAAATCCGGAACTTGTTTTTGATGTTCCTAAGAGCCAATTCCCGGAAGATGAAGCATTGAGCGTAGGAATGATGTTCCAAACCGACGAACCAGATACCGTTTATACCATCACCGAGATCAAAGGAGAGACCATCATCGTGGACGGAAACCATCCTCTTGCAGGAGTGGATCTGATCTTTGATGTGCAGATCGTGAATACTAGAACCGCTACAGACGAGGAAGTAAGTCACGGGCATGTCCACGGCGAAGGGGGACATCACCACCACTAA
- a CDS encoding LIC14007 family protein, whose amino-acid sequence MKVYSAERVPNSTDYNLYITEGNSKTRLILSEPSLPGYSELSINDKVLKSLAYSILLNYTQDREFSNRNTNRFLNFLSDIVHRDSWFFLANRVEQFIKDVESFGVEISYDF is encoded by the coding sequence ATGAAAGTATACTCAGCTGAAAGAGTTCCGAATTCCACCGATTATAATTTGTACATAACCGAGGGGAATTCTAAAACTAGATTGATCCTTTCGGAACCTAGTCTCCCAGGCTATAGCGAATTATCTATTAATGATAAAGTCTTAAAGTCTTTAGCTTATTCTATACTTCTAAACTATACCCAAGACAGAGAGTTCTCCAATCGCAACACGAATCGCTTCCTGAATTTCCTAAGCGATATCGTTCACCGGGATTCTTGGTTCTTTCTAGCAAACCGAGTGGAACAATTCATCAAGGACGTAGAGAGTTTCGGAGTCGAAATTTCTTACGACTTTTAG
- a CDS encoding FAD-dependent oxidoreductase gives MSSLDTSSIFRPIAIGAETIPNRIIMGSMHLGLEGLPQTADRMVAFYGRRFDGGVGLITTGGISVNAEGKGSNIFFDFQKEEDCKELEKTASALKSKGIFCAQLFHAGRYAYHRELVAPSPLRAPINRFIPKELSTDEAWRTIRDFGSSALRAKQVGFRAVEVMGSEGYLVNQFFSDVTNKRSDEFGGSPENRRRFAIEVMKEVRRQVGPGYPVIVRMSGIDLIPGNPSFEEVIALANELKAAGADALNIGIGWHESRIPTISQLVPRGAWAKIAGKIKAAVPGIPIIASNRINMPETIIQVLSAGEADIVSMARPFLADADIVNKIQSNQTERVNTCVACNQACLDHTFKEEMVSCLVNPSANRELEWTNLPKAKKQRVVVVGSGPGGMEAARVSALRGHEVILLEATEKLGGQLNLAAAIPGKFEFFETIRYFKNELPRLGVDIRFNTKADLALLDSLQPDAVIFATGVLPRNLNLPGLDKKPHASYVEFLNGSFKAGSKVAIIGGGGIGVDVAHKLTEEKDPDIPSYFHRYNVNSYTEAKIQPETATRKVSILRRNGKVGAGLGATTSWALLQELQSKGVDFLSSLTYKEVTDKGLVIETKKEGDKTLECDSIILCAGQISDKSLYETYLTKRAKTPSYLIGGAKDASGIDAKRAMLEGYLAAVSIGSEQN, from the coding sequence ATGTCTTCCTTAGATACTTCCTCCATTTTTCGCCCGATCGCGATCGGTGCGGAAACCATTCCGAACCGGATCATCATGGGCTCCATGCACCTTGGTTTAGAAGGTCTTCCCCAAACCGCGGATAGAATGGTCGCATTTTACGGAAGAAGGTTCGATGGCGGAGTCGGACTGATCACCACCGGAGGGATCTCGGTGAACGCGGAAGGTAAAGGTTCCAATATCTTCTTCGATTTCCAAAAGGAAGAAGACTGCAAGGAACTGGAAAAGACAGCCTCGGCTCTCAAATCCAAAGGGATCTTCTGCGCTCAGTTATTCCATGCAGGAAGATATGCATATCATAGAGAGCTCGTAGCCCCTTCTCCTTTAAGAGCTCCCATCAATCGTTTTATTCCGAAAGAATTATCCACAGACGAAGCTTGGAGGACCATCCGAGATTTCGGTTCTTCCGCATTACGAGCCAAGCAAGTCGGCTTTAGAGCGGTAGAGGTCATGGGTTCCGAAGGATATCTGGTAAACCAATTCTTCTCCGATGTAACCAACAAGAGAAGCGATGAGTTTGGTGGAAGTCCGGAAAACAGAAGAAGATTCGCGATCGAGGTCATGAAAGAGGTCCGTAGACAAGTGGGCCCTGGATATCCTGTGATCGTTCGGATGTCAGGGATCGATCTGATCCCAGGCAACCCTAGCTTCGAAGAAGTGATCGCGCTCGCAAACGAACTGAAAGCTGCCGGTGCAGACGCTTTGAATATTGGGATCGGTTGGCATGAGTCCAGGATCCCTACGATCTCTCAATTAGTTCCGAGAGGAGCTTGGGCAAAGATCGCAGGCAAGATCAAGGCTGCCGTTCCGGGGATCCCTATCATTGCGTCCAACAGGATCAATATGCCGGAAACGATCATCCAAGTTCTTTCCGCAGGAGAAGCGGATATTGTGAGTATGGCAAGGCCATTCTTAGCGGATGCAGATATCGTAAATAAGATCCAGAGCAACCAAACGGAACGAGTGAATACTTGCGTGGCTTGCAATCAAGCCTGTCTGGATCATACCTTCAAGGAAGAAATGGTTTCCTGTCTTGTGAACCCATCCGCAAACAGAGAATTAGAATGGACCAACCTTCCTAAGGCAAAAAAACAAAGAGTGGTCGTAGTCGGTTCCGGTCCGGGAGGAATGGAGGCTGCCAGAGTCTCCGCACTGAGAGGACATGAGGTCATTCTTCTGGAAGCTACGGAGAAACTAGGCGGCCAATTGAATCTTGCTGCGGCCATCCCTGGTAAATTCGAATTCTTTGAAACGATCCGCTATTTCAAAAATGAACTTCCTCGTCTAGGAGTGGATATTCGTTTTAATACCAAGGCCGATCTGGCTCTATTAGATTCTTTGCAACCGGATGCGGTGATCTTTGCTACGGGAGTTCTTCCTAGAAACTTGAATCTACCCGGTTTGGATAAGAAGCCTCACGCGAGTTATGTGGAGTTCTTGAACGGTTCGTTCAAAGCCGGTTCCAAGGTAGCCATTATCGGCGGCGGAGGGATCGGAGTGGACGTAGCTCATAAACTTACGGAAGAAAAAGATCCGGATATTCCTTCTTACTTTCATAGATACAATGTGAATTCGTATACAGAAGCAAAGATCCAGCCGGAGACCGCGACCCGAAAAGTTTCCATCCTGAGAAGGAACGGCAAGGTTGGCGCGGGACTCGGTGCTACTACATCCTGGGCGCTATTGCAAGAACTGCAATCTAAAGGAGTGGATTTCCTTTCTTCCCTAACTTATAAGGAAGTAACGGATAAGGGTCTTGTAATAGAGACCAAGAAGGAAGGAGACAAGACTCTCGAATGCGATTCGATCATTCTCTGCGCGGGTCAGATCAGCGATAAGTCCTTGTATGAAACCTATCTAACGAAAAGAGCGAAGACACCTTCTTATCTGATCGGAGGTGCAAAGGACGCATCCGGTATAGATGCAAAGAGAGCGATGTTAGAAGGATACTTAGCGGCGGTAAGCATCGGCTCGGAACAAAATTAA
- a CDS encoding 2-isopropylmalate synthase — MNSNLDFVRIFDTTLRDGEQCPGAAMSENEKIEIALQLAKMKVDVIEAGFPVSSPVQFQAVQRISREVEGPIIAALARAVRPDLEAAAKAIIPAQKKRIHTFIASSPIHMKFKLGKEPSEVLKMAVEAVKICRDHVEDVEFSPEDATRSEPEFLRELCEAVIEAGATTINIPDTVGYTTPYEYGELFKFLIQNVKDSHKAIFSAHCHNDLGLATSNSLAAVLNGARQVECTVNGIGERAGNTAMEEVVMALRTRKDKFGIQTNIATEEIAKASYLVKTITGMVVQANKAIVGANAFAHESGIHQDGVLKNRETYEIMTPESVGVQSNRMVLGRHSGRAGFKDRIVRLGFNPHAEELEAAYQRFLEIADRKKEIFDEDIRALFADESRKSSNDRFALESFHVTTGTKSTPTASIRLSIEGQLKEESATGDGPVDSIFKAIQKATISDAELIKLVISPVTEGQDALAEASVTLEKHGERVVGKGSSTDIIEACSQAYISALNRFSIS, encoded by the coding sequence ATGAACTCAAATTTGGATTTTGTGAGAATTTTCGATACCACTCTCAGGGATGGAGAACAATGCCCTGGTGCTGCCATGAGCGAGAATGAGAAGATAGAGATCGCTCTGCAACTCGCCAAAATGAAGGTGGATGTGATCGAGGCAGGATTTCCTGTATCTTCTCCCGTACAATTCCAAGCGGTCCAAAGAATTTCCAGAGAGGTCGAGGGTCCCATCATTGCTGCTCTTGCAAGAGCGGTTCGCCCGGATCTAGAAGCGGCTGCTAAGGCGATCATCCCCGCTCAAAAGAAGAGAATTCATACTTTTATCGCATCCTCACCCATTCACATGAAATTCAAATTGGGAAAAGAACCTTCCGAAGTCCTTAAGATGGCTGTAGAAGCAGTCAAGATCTGTAGAGACCATGTAGAAGACGTTGAGTTCTCTCCCGAAGATGCAACTCGCTCCGAGCCTGAGTTCTTACGGGAATTGTGCGAGGCAGTGATCGAAGCGGGTGCCACTACCATCAATATTCCCGACACAGTTGGATACACGACTCCATATGAGTATGGAGAACTTTTCAAATTCCTCATCCAGAATGTAAAGGACAGTCATAAGGCGATCTTCTCCGCACATTGTCATAACGATCTAGGACTTGCGACCTCGAATAGCTTAGCTGCCGTACTGAATGGAGCAAGACAAGTAGAATGTACCGTAAACGGGATCGGAGAAAGAGCCGGCAACACAGCCATGGAAGAAGTGGTCATGGCTCTTAGAACCCGCAAAGATAAATTCGGAATCCAGACAAATATCGCAACGGAAGAGATCGCAAAGGCTTCTTATCTAGTAAAGACCATCACTGGAATGGTGGTCCAAGCGAATAAGGCGATTGTAGGTGCAAATGCTTTCGCACATGAATCAGGCATCCACCAAGACGGGGTTCTCAAGAACAGAGAAACGTATGAGATCATGACCCCGGAAAGTGTTGGGGTCCAATCCAATCGAATGGTATTAGGTCGTCATAGCGGTAGAGCCGGATTCAAGGATAGGATCGTACGTTTAGGATTCAATCCACATGCCGAAGAATTAGAAGCAGCCTACCAAAGGTTCTTGGAGATAGCAGATCGTAAGAAAGAGATCTTCGACGAGGATATCAGGGCTCTATTTGCGGACGAATCCAGAAAATCCTCTAACGATCGATTCGCATTAGAAAGTTTTCATGTAACCACCGGAACCAAAAGCACTCCTACTGCAAGCATCCGTCTCTCTATCGAAGGCCAACTCAAGGAAGAATCCGCAACAGGAGACGGTCCGGTAGATTCGATCTTCAAAGCCATCCAAAAGGCGACCATCTCCGATGCGGAACTCATCAAGCTAGTCATCTCTCCCGTAACCGAAGGACAGGACGCACTCGCAGAGGCTTCGGTTACTCTGGAGAAGCATGGAGAAAGAGTGGTTGGAAAAGGGAGTTCGACGGATATCATTGAGGCCTGTTCCCAAGCCTATATTTCCGCTTTGAATCGTTTCTCTATTTCCTAA
- a CDS encoding queuosine precursor transporter: MQFHRPAKLFFVLGSIFITFLLMAEVTGSKWIQLNVGGLAFNLTLGVIPFPITFIVTDLLNEYYGRRGVRYLTLVGMVMIVLAYFLLQIDMHIPAVGNSPVDDHSFKVVFFNTGQVIAGSVIAYLIGQLVDIQIFHLIRKRTQNKLLWLRATGSTIFSQLLDSYVVIFVAYWGQYEFQTLNQISYTNFGYKILIAIGITPLIYASHYAIERYLGEEAHKMAEEALREGKEEIQTYPG, translated from the coding sequence ATGCAGTTTCATAGGCCGGCCAAGCTATTTTTCGTTTTAGGTTCCATATTCATCACCTTCTTACTCATGGCAGAAGTTACCGGTTCCAAATGGATCCAACTGAATGTGGGGGGCCTTGCCTTCAATCTTACTCTGGGCGTGATCCCCTTTCCGATCACATTCATAGTCACAGACCTATTAAACGAATACTATGGCCGAAGAGGGGTCAGATACCTCACTCTAGTGGGAATGGTAATGATCGTTCTCGCATACTTCTTACTCCAAATTGATATGCATATCCCCGCCGTGGGGAATTCTCCGGTAGATGATCATTCCTTTAAGGTGGTTTTCTTCAATACGGGACAGGTAATTGCAGGATCTGTCATCGCCTACCTGATCGGCCAGTTGGTAGACATCCAGATCTTTCATTTGATCCGCAAACGTACCCAGAACAAACTCCTCTGGCTCCGGGCTACAGGTTCTACCATATTCTCCCAATTGCTGGACTCTTATGTCGTTATCTTTGTGGCCTATTGGGGACAGTATGAGTTCCAGACTTTGAACCAAATCTCTTATACAAACTTTGGCTACAAGATCCTCATCGCGATCGGGATCACTCCCCTTATCTACGCTTCTCATTATGCGATCGAAAGATACTTAGGAGAAGAAGCGCATAAAATGGCAGAAGAAGCCTTGAGAGAAGGCAAAGAAGAGATCCAAACCTATCCAGGCTAA
- a CDS encoding glycosyl hydrolase family 18 protein: MNPNDEPFTPEDLSRPVPYQPKKQSFLHTGIVSFTWIVLSGISFYLGIQALKERPDQKQEAPAVAEAPIQLQNVGVKSELVPSGAWEDLKKWWNSTLPNSSSDGSTEEGKTSVVPVAMEDDTAFRASTWFSDYEAMKRTVHLYNEIHPFIYGFKGRETNNGDLYSLWGSAQKHARVAELRSLNPRVKIIPTIFRWENKNEKIAENIGLNGRNDIRDKHIQNILYEVDTYGFDGIDIDYEGMSCEKKEKFEEFIVLLSKEIHKRGKLLSVAVHPKTAAKKTSLKACKGLKEKINMDFAENWRGPMTHDYAFLAKHADRVKVMAYELHPRKYRNPGPGPQAPNVWIRNIITYAKERVPAKKLYMAIPTYGYDWALNCNAKIKSVYWSDALKRQQLGITKQPTNINQVMADNKNSSSWTNLSKFSWVHEGKTYEDPSIWYKSEGCDRVAFFMNRKAFEDKMTLLRSYDIGGFSFWQLLSDNDPGINTYLELLVTNKLPPVPKAVPEKANTPDVKQAAPEEGQEEAKSSVEEVVKK, translated from the coding sequence ATGAATCCAAACGATGAACCATTTACCCCAGAGGACTTAAGCCGTCCCGTTCCTTACCAACCAAAGAAGCAGTCTTTTCTACACACAGGGATTGTAAGCTTCACTTGGATCGTGCTTTCCGGAATTTCTTTTTATCTTGGGATCCAAGCCTTAAAGGAACGTCCTGACCAAAAACAGGAAGCCCCTGCGGTTGCGGAGGCTCCGATCCAGCTCCAGAATGTAGGAGTGAAGTCCGAACTCGTGCCGAGCGGCGCCTGGGAGGACCTTAAAAAATGGTGGAATTCTACTCTACCGAACTCTTCTTCCGATGGTTCTACCGAAGAAGGGAAAACCTCCGTGGTTCCCGTAGCCATGGAAGATGATACCGCTTTCCGTGCCTCTACCTGGTTCTCGGACTATGAGGCGATGAAGAGGACTGTCCATCTATACAATGAAATTCATCCCTTTATTTATGGATTCAAGGGAAGAGAGACGAATAACGGAGATCTGTATTCTCTTTGGGGAAGTGCCCAAAAGCATGCAAGAGTTGCCGAACTTCGTTCCTTAAATCCTAGGGTAAAGATCATCCCGACCATTTTCCGTTGGGAAAATAAGAATGAGAAGATCGCAGAGAATATCGGACTGAACGGTCGCAACGATATCCGTGACAAACATATCCAGAACATTCTATACGAAGTAGATACCTATGGTTTCGACGGGATCGATATAGACTATGAAGGAATGAGCTGCGAGAAGAAGGAAAAATTCGAAGAGTTCATCGTACTTCTCTCCAAAGAGATCCATAAACGAGGAAAGTTACTCTCCGTTGCTGTCCATCCTAAGACAGCGGCTAAAAAAACCTCTTTAAAGGCTTGCAAGGGTCTAAAAGAAAAGATCAATATGGACTTCGCGGAAAATTGGAGAGGTCCTATGACACACGATTATGCGTTTCTAGCGAAACATGCGGATCGAGTGAAAGTGATGGCTTACGAACTTCATCCTCGCAAGTATAGAAACCCTGGTCCAGGACCTCAGGCGCCTAACGTATGGATACGAAATATCATTACTTACGCGAAAGAAAGAGTTCCCGCTAAGAAATTGTATATGGCGATCCCAACTTACGGATATGACTGGGCACTGAATTGCAATGCAAAGATCAAGTCCGTGTATTGGTCGGATGCTTTGAAACGCCAGCAATTGGGGATCACCAAACAGCCTACCAATATCAACCAGGTTATGGCGGATAATAAGAACTCTTCTTCTTGGACCAATCTTTCTAAGTTTAGCTGGGTTCACGAAGGAAAGACCTACGAAGATCCTAGTATCTGGTACAAATCGGAAGGTTGCGATCGTGTTGCCTTCTTCATGAATAGAAAGGCTTTTGAGGACAAGATGACCCTATTAAGATCTTATGATATAGGCGGGTTTTCTTTCTGGCAGCTTCTTTCGGACAACGACCCTGGTATCAATACCTACTTGGAACTTTTAGTGACGAATAAACTTCCCCCGGTTCCTAAGGCTGTTCCGGAAAAGGCGAATACTCCGGATGTGAAACAAGCTGCACCGGAAGAAGGGCAGGAAGAAGCTAAGTCCTCTGTTGAGGAAGTTGTTAAAAAATAA
- a CDS encoding L-threonylcarbamoyladenylate synthase, with translation MLKNKDTLITDDPSRAASVLKKGGIVLFPTETVYGLGANSRNFQACLEIYKIKNRPADNPLIVHLSDPGEIPKIASMNAFARSLAAYCMPGPITFVLSKLDNSVFSTGLSTLAVRVPSHSTANEMLRAFGGPVSAPSANLSGQPSITRFSDAVSEFKGKVDLILKGPEPTIGLESTVIDLSGPKPRILRPGFWSFEDLKDLLPELEDFGPADTSSDEEKPMSPGTKYRHYAPDAIVFLAEEGVRPEADAAAIGIGLLPGWKYGLDLKDNAEYMRNLYSFFRDCDRQGITKIYCFPPLEGKGKEALLNRIQKAQDSGLA, from the coding sequence TTGTTAAAAAATAAGGATACACTGATCACAGACGATCCCTCTCGGGCCGCTAGCGTCCTTAAGAAGGGTGGGATCGTCCTTTTTCCTACGGAAACAGTCTACGGCCTGGGTGCAAATTCCAGAAATTTCCAAGCCTGTCTTGAGATCTATAAGATCAAAAATCGTCCTGCGGATAATCCTCTAATCGTTCATCTTTCCGATCCGGGAGAGATCCCAAAAATAGCGAGCATGAACGCTTTTGCAAGATCTCTTGCTGCGTATTGCATGCCGGGACCGATTACATTCGTACTTTCTAAATTAGATAATTCTGTTTTTTCTACAGGACTTTCTACGCTCGCTGTCAGAGTCCCTTCTCATTCGACAGCGAACGAAATGTTGAGGGCATTTGGAGGACCTGTTTCGGCTCCTTCTGCGAATCTATCCGGGCAACCTTCTATCACTAGATTCTCGGATGCGGTTTCCGAATTCAAAGGAAAGGTGGATCTGATCTTAAAAGGGCCGGAGCCTACGATCGGTTTGGAATCGACTGTGATCGATCTTTCCGGACCTAAGCCACGGATCCTTCGTCCCGGATTCTGGAGTTTCGAGGACCTAAAGGATCTCCTGCCGGAGCTGGAAGACTTCGGTCCTGCGGACACTTCTTCTGACGAAGAGAAGCCCATGAGCCCCGGTACGAAATATAGACATTATGCGCCAGACGCAATTGTGTTCCTTGCAGAAGAAGGGGTTCGTCCAGAGGCAGATGCGGCTGCAATTGGGATCGGCCTTTTACCTGGTTGGAAGTACGGCCTGGACTTAAAAGACAATGCGGAGTATATGAGAAATCTATATTCTTTCTTTAGAGATTGCGATCGGCAAGGGATCACAAAGATCTATTGTTTTCCGCCATTGGAAGGAAAAGGAAAAGAAGCACTTTTGAATCGGATCCAAAAAGCCCAGGATTCCGGTTTAGCATAA